The DNA segment CAATATTTATAAGCAGTATATTGGCATCTATTGCTTCTTTTAATTCTTTACTTGTTTTTCCGACTCCAGCATAGACTATCTTTTTGGGGTCTACTCCTGCTTTTAATGCTCTAAATAGTTCACCACCTGAGACAATATCGATTCCCCAGCCTTTTTTTGCTGTAATAGCGAGAATACTTAAATTGGAATTGGCTTTCATAGAGTAACAGAAAAGATGGGGATAATCTTTAAATGCTTCGTTGAAGAGTTCTAAGTTGTTATTTATTGTTGCGGAAGAATAAATATAAGTAGGTGTTCCTATTTTTTCGGCGATATCTTTTATCGGAATATCCTCACAGTAAAGGTGTCCGTTTTTAAAATTGAAATGGTTCATTTTCGCGTTCCTTATACATGTTTTTGAGAGATTTTAATCTTTAAATTTAAATCTTTTTTCTTTGAACAGTTTTACGCAAATATCTACTACTTGAGGGTCGTATAACTTCCCTTTGTTTTTTAAAATTTCTTCTAATGCTATATCTATACCGAATGTTTCATGATAGGGTCTGTAAGTTGCAATCGCCTCAACAACATCGGCTATACTTAAAATTCGCGCCTCCAGAAGTATCTCGTTTCCTTTTAATCCTTCAGGGTAACCTGAACCGTCTATTCTCTCATGGTGTTGAAGAACTATTTTTGCTAAAGGCCAAGGAAACTTTACGGTTTTTAATATATCATATCCTGCTTTGGAATGAGTTTTTACCAAATCCATTTCTGTTTCAGATAACTTTGCCGGTTTGCCGAGAATTTCGGCGGGAATTGCTATTTTGCCTATGTCATGAACGAGCCCTGCCATTCGTATTGAATCAATTTGGCTATTGGAAAGGTTCATTTCTTTAGCTATGGCGCAGGCAAGCTCTGTTACTCTTTTTTGATGTCCTGCAGTATACAAATCCCTTGTTTCACCTGCAGATGCTAAAGCAGTTATCGTTTCTTCAAAAGCTCTTTTTATTTGCTGGAAATTTTGTTCGCGTTCTTCTTCAGCTTTCTTGCGGTCGGTTATATCAATTAGTGTGGTCCTAACTCCTATAATCTTGCCTTTATTATCATATTCAAATATATCATCAATAGTAACATGGATTTTTCTACCATCTTTTGCTACATATATTCTGTCTTCTGCGTCTTCCAAATGTTTGCCGCGCATCTTTTTCAGAAATCTTTTTTTTGCCTCAACTTGCTGTTGGGGCAGAATAAATTCAAAAATCGATTTGCCTATCATTTGGTCGGGTTTATATCCAAACATTTTTGCTTCAGTGTGATTTACATTTGTAATGGTTCCTTTTGTATTAAGTACATGATAGGCGACAGGCGCATTATTCCATAATTCCCTGTATCGCTCTTCGCTTACTTTTAACGCTTCTTCTACAAATTTGCGTTCCGTAATATCTTGCGATGTTATTATGGCTCCTTTTGGGAATGGCGCTATGGTTATTGACAAAATTTTGCCTTTATATTTCTGGTCGGGAAAAGTTTTTGTTTTCCCCGAACTAATACACTGTATCAATTCAGTAT comes from the bacterium genome and includes:
- a CDS encoding PAS domain S-box protein; this encodes MWWKRKGLVVAIFLTLLLIASYSLSQFGLDWNFVGNLTRAALFIVIGTVVSILSERAEQELKNSDVKFQELFDEAPIGYHELNIEGRITKVNHTELEMLGYTFKEMWRHYVWDFIEEHEASHQTFTDTIKGILPPEASIEYTYRCKDGTLIPVLVKDKILKDDIGQIIGIRSTIQNITDHKKAIRRLKENEEFSMALFEYNPIETIVVNTKGEIINFNLPKRKSGDRLPNVRDIMYKDYAKKHKLDMYTELIQCISSGKTKTFPDQKYKGKILSITIAPFPKGAIITSQDITERKFVEEALKVSEERYRELWNNAPVAYHVLNTKGTITNVNHTEAKMFGYKPDQMIGKSIFEFILPQQQVEAKKRFLKKMRGKHLEDAEDRIYVAKDGRKIHVTIDDIFEYDNKGKIIGVRTTLIDITDRKKAEEEREQNFQQIKRAFEETITALASAGETRDLYTAGHQKRVTELACAIAKEMNLSNSQIDSIRMAGLVHDIGKIAIPAEILGKPAKLSETEMDLVKTHSKAGYDILKTVKFPWPLAKIVLQHHERIDGSGYPEGLKGNEILLEARILSIADVVEAIATYRPYHETFGIDIALEEILKNKGKLYDPQVVDICVKLFKEKRFKFKD